In one window of Leptidea sinapis chromosome 9, ilLepSina1.1, whole genome shotgun sequence DNA:
- the LOC126966035 gene encoding uncharacterized protein LOC126966035: MPKYYRFRATTPTRKPKRKEKERDRDIEKNSKFEVENNWLDLTLACSPAPSWYLRRISWRETPPTMGLPRQIASSLRSSLQLNNRPVFVFKFIQRFAPKI; this comes from the exons atGCCGAAGTATTATAGGTTCAGAGCGACCACGCCAACGCGAAAGCCAAAACGGAAAGAAAAGGAAAGAGATCGTGATATAGAAAa AAACAGCAAGTTTGAAGTTGAAAATAACTGGCTGGATTTGACGCTAGCTTGCTCACCGGCGCCATCTTGGTACCTTCGTCGAATATCTTGGCGGGAAACACCGCCAACGATGGGCTTACCAAGACAAATAGCATCGAGTTTGCGATCGTCTTTGCAGCTCAACAATAGgcctgtttttgtttttaaatttattcagcGGTTCGCGCCGAAAATATGA